A window of the Candidatus Aegiribacteria sp. genome harbors these coding sequences:
- a CDS encoding recombinase family protein, producing MNKGGNMRHACIYARVSTVEQEKEGFSIQAQLKMLRSYAAQHGFTVVHEYIDTETARSTGRTGFNTMLSYIDKHSECNVILVEKTDRLTRNMADYLALDIEKTGIEIHFVREGKVMSRDSSPTDHFMQDIEIAQAAYLSRNISAEAKKGMKAKAEAGLYPSVAPLGYINTVNASGVKIIVPDPVNAPLVKHMYERYAEGNVSISTIASELFSIGLRSKKGNKVSNSNIHMMLRNPVYRGKFLWNSIEYDGKHKPIVSASLWFNVHDMLGERSVEKRKQSYVFAYTGLMKCGHCGCAITAERKKSKYTYYHCTGHKGWHHGEPSVREVKLDLQFSAFLRTLRIDEGIIDLLIEWLEAETIDERKTLEEARVRLASQRERLQRRSEVLYDDRLDGRITVIRFDQKDAEIRRELDVINEKLSFLEASAIHDPLSTARGILELNQSAGRLFVKAPNNEKKPFLENLLSNCILNEGTIKPSLQYPFDLLYNTNIAWKSSGAVSSDISAVHSVWYPKQDSNLCIHTRN from the coding sequence ATGAACAAGGGGGGTAACATGCGTCACGCGTGCATTTACGCACGTGTTTCAACAGTGGAACAGGAAAAAGAAGGCTTTTCGATACAAGCGCAGCTTAAAATGCTACGTTCATATGCTGCACAACATGGTTTTACTGTTGTACATGAGTACATTGACACTGAAACTGCGCGGAGTACCGGACGAACCGGCTTTAACACCATGCTTTCATATATTGACAAACATAGTGAATGCAATGTGATTCTCGTTGAGAAAACAGACCGTCTTACACGAAACATGGCTGATTACCTTGCACTGGACATTGAAAAGACCGGTATTGAGATACATTTCGTTCGTGAAGGCAAGGTAATGTCACGTGATTCATCTCCTACTGATCACTTCATGCAGGACATTGAAATAGCTCAAGCAGCGTACTTAAGCCGTAACATCAGTGCTGAAGCTAAAAAAGGCATGAAAGCAAAGGCTGAAGCAGGTCTTTATCCTTCTGTAGCACCTCTAGGATACATAAACACCGTTAATGCAAGCGGTGTGAAGATCATTGTACCTGATCCTGTAAATGCTCCGCTTGTAAAGCATATGTATGAGAGATATGCTGAAGGCAATGTTTCCATAAGTACAATTGCATCTGAACTGTTCTCAATAGGGTTGCGTTCGAAAAAAGGTAACAAGGTAAGCAATTCCAATATACACATGATGCTTAGAAATCCAGTATACAGAGGTAAGTTCTTATGGAACAGCATAGAGTACGATGGTAAGCATAAACCCATTGTAAGCGCTTCATTGTGGTTCAATGTACATGATATGCTTGGTGAGCGGTCTGTAGAGAAGCGGAAGCAGTCATATGTATTTGCATATACCGGCTTAATGAAATGCGGTCATTGTGGGTGTGCGATTACAGCGGAGCGCAAGAAGAGCAAATACACTTACTACCACTGCACCGGACACAAAGGCTGGCACCATGGAGAGCCATCTGTAAGAGAAGTGAAACTTGATCTTCAGTTCTCAGCATTCCTTAGAACTTTGAGAATAGACGAAGGAATAATTGATCTGCTTATTGAATGGTTGGAAGCTGAAACAATAGATGAACGCAAAACCCTTGAAGAAGCACGGGTAAGGCTTGCATCTCAGCGTGAGAGACTTCAGAGACGTTCAGAGGTGTTGTATGACGATAGGCTGGATGGAAGAATTACTGTGATACGTTTTGATCAGAAGGATGCAGAGATAAGAAGAGAACTTGATGTAATTAATGAGAAGCTTTCTTTCCTTGAAGCTTCTGCAATACATGATCCTCTTAGTACCGCAAGAGGAATCTTAGAACTCAATCAAAGTGCTGGCAGACTGTTTGTTAAGGCACCAAACAATGAAAAGAAACCATTCCTTGAAAACCTATTATCGAACTGTATCTTAAATGAAGGAACCATCAAACCCTCATTGCAGTATCCCTTTGACTTACTTTACAATACGAATATTGCTTGGAAATCTTCCGGTGCTGTAAGTAGTGATATTTCTGCTGTGCATTCTGTCTGGTACCCCAAACAGGATTCGAACTTGTGCATTCATACAAGAAATTAG